Within Bacteroidetes Order II. bacterium, the genomic segment AACGCAACCTCCGTCACCAAAGCACCTCAAACGTAAAAGGTTCAGTTTTGATTTGCGCGGGGTTATGCATCCATGCAAAAAGCTGTTGCCCAACGGCATCCGTATCATCGGAGACAAAGGTGGCTTGCGGAAACCATTTGAACTTGGATATTGCCTTTAAAGGATGTGCTGGTCTTTTCGGCACTTTATAATCTCCTCTTCCAGAGCCTCAGTTCAAAAACAAAAACCGAATGGTCTCGGTTCCATGCACCATAGGCGCATAGACATTGGGCATCATTTCTGGATATTGCGCATACTGCCGAAATCGGCCATTACATTGCCAAAACCAACCCTCTTGTGCGGCCACTTTCTCGATGATGGCAGAAACTTCTGTCTGAACCGCCCAAAAACCGCGTTCTCGGAGCGCCAACTTTACTTCTAATGTGGTGGTAATTCCATTATCCTGCATCAACTGATAGGCGGCTTTCCGTACCGCCGATACCGAAATTTTTTTGTTCATGGTCGTATATCTATAAGTGAATTAGTGTGCAACTTCTATTAGGTATTTGATGGTGCTTTGTGTCTCTTTATAGACGATGTACTCGTTGTTGATTAAATCCGCACCTCCTTTGGCAAAAACCGAATCGTAGCGCCGCCGCAGGATGCCACGTGCTTTCAGATTGTCAGCGTCTAATTGGTAGCACCACGGCTGATGGCGCCGGATGGTGAGTGCACGCCCTGTATGCACTTCGTATAAGGCCAAATATCCCCGATCGGCTTTACCACCCGCCCAGAAGGAGCCAGAAAGCGAACTATAATTCAGTGATTTTTGAAACTTATCTGCAAAATACAGCCCGTACCCAAACATCTTCCCTGTGATAATGGCATTGCTTGGGCGTAATACCAAGCCACTTCCAAGGATAGACATCCAATTTTCGTTCCGGCTACCGTGCCAGAGTAGATGCGTGGCTTGGTTATCGGCATGTTGTACATGGTTTTGGAAACGATCCCGTTGTTCGAGATGTGTAACCTCGAAAGCCCGCACCATTTTGGGCGCATGTTCTTGCATCTTCGACCGGATCTGTGCAAGTTCCGACTCGTTTTCCACCATTCGGATTTGTATGCCCAGCATTGCAAGCAGATCGGTTTGTCTAGTGGTGGACGTGTTATCCGAAAGTTTTACTTGTCCGGCCATTACATCTAAGGTGGCTTGTTCTTGCGCCAGCATTTTACAAATCGCGGCTTCCTCGGTGCTGGGCTGTACGAGGTGATCCCGCACATTGGTCATTCTTCGGGGTATAATGGCATACAGCCGGATCAGTTGACGATTGAGGACTTCATTTGCAGTTCCCGCTTCAAAATCCTTAACTACTTTATTAATCAATCCTTGTGCTTCGGTGATTTGTGTAGTTGTCACCTCATTAGATCCAACTAAATAATTGGCCAGTATGGAGCGATTTGCATAATTCTGTAAACGGTTCATTAAGCCATCTATCCAGACATTTCCGGTGTCGCAATGCTCAGCTATGACTTTCTTATCAGTAAACAAATAGCTCACATCTGTATAGCCTTTTCGGATTTTCTCATGGTATTTTTTTTCCCACAGCGCCATATCATAGGTGGCGGTTGTCGCACGGCCTCCTATACGGCCATATGCTACCGCAAAGGTTCCGTCCGCAAGGGCGTTCATATGGTAATATTTGTTGTTGTTGGCATCCGAAACCATGATGAGCCGTGCATTACGTGCCAAGGAAGGAGAAGCATCTTGCATTTTTGTTGTGTTTTATGAATTCCAAGTGGCTATGTCGAAGTACTCCGTGTTGAACCGATAATACCAAAAAAGGTGTGACAGCATTGTGCCACACCTTTTTTGCTGTTTCACCTTTTTTATTATTAACCTATCTGAGTTTTCGGGCAGTTTGTTGCATCACAGACACCACCTCGTCTGGATTGGTGCCAATGCCTTCTTGTTGGAAGACCATTTCGCCTTGGGGATTAAACACCGTAAGCAGGTTGGAATGTGCAAAATCTATCGGGCTGATTTTCTGGAATCGGAAACCGAGTACTGCGGAGAGTTCCTCCAAATCGGACTGTGATCCCCGCATAAGCGTCCAATAAGCCAAATCTAATTTATTATCAGCCGCAAACTGTTTTAGTTTTTGGGGCGTATCCCGTTCTGGGTCTATACTGATCAGGATAAAGCGCATGTTAGATCGTTCGGAAGTAGGAATTTTGGCCTCTATCCGTCTCATGTCTGCCAATAGTCGTGGACAGGCAAAAGTGCATGAGGTATAGATCATAGCCAATAGAGTGGTTTTTCCTTTTAAGGAGCCCAATTGGGTGGAGATTCCTTCTTGTGTCGCCCACGTACCGGGTAACTGGAAGATTGACTGACCTTCGCCTTGCTTCATCGTTATGGTTTTTGCTGGTGGAAGGCTTTCTTCTTTTTTGCATCCTACGATAAATAATAGACAGAATAAGAGTAACTTTTTCATCTCTAAATCCTCAAGATGTTTTGGATTTGGCGCACCTAAATCCTAAATTCTGAATGGTATATCGGGCTTTGAGGCTTCCACGGAAGGCATACCGCATAAAAGCAGCGTAGTTTTTGAGGTCTTCTACGCCCACCGACCCACCCGAACAAAATAGCCCCCGGTCATCTACTTTGGCATCTTTCCGCGACTCACCGGAAATCAGCACGGCGTTGAAGTCAGACACCCATTCCCAAACCAATCCATATTGGTCATACACGCCCCAGTAGTTGGGTTTGGTGTGTCGGATATTGGGCAGAACAGTTTTTTTTGCTTCGGAATACCAGTCTAACCACCTTTGATAAGCGGCAGGGTTGTTGCGGGCATCCGGTTGCTTCTCATCGGCCCTGGCCACAAATTCCCATTCATCCATTGTGGGCAATCGTTTTCCCATACAAGTACAATAGGCTTTTGCTGCAAACCAAGAAATATTTACGACGGGAGCATTGGGCGGGGCTTTTTCTCCCAGTACGAGCGGGTCTGTCCATAGTGCCAGATATGATGAATCTGCCCGAATAGAGGCAATCGCTCCTTTTCCCCACTCTGGGAATTGTTCCACAAAGCGTAGATATTGGGCATTGGTAACGGGTGTTGAGTCTAGCTCAAAGTCTTGGACCGTCACCAATGCTGCGTCTTTTCCGTAAAATGCCCGATATTTCCCACCTTTTATAGGAACCATCTCCACACGATTGTTTTGTGTCAAATAGGCACTTTCTTTGGCTTGAGATAGCACATGGATCATGTGGCCTTTGGTCTTCTTTTCCTCTGGCGTCTGACAAGAAGACCAAAGTATTAATCCAATCAAAAAAAGGTATTTCATATCGGTTATTGGGTATTATTTCCGAATGGATTTCACTTGGGTAGGCGTAATTTCTCCGCCCTTGTTACCCCAACTATTTAGGACAAACGTGAGGATATTCGCCGTCTGCTCGTCATTAAGAGATAACTTTGGCATGATACCATCATAGTGCTCGCCATTGACAACTATTTTGCCGTTCAAGCCATTTACCACTGCATGAATCCCACGCTTGGGATCTGCGTTCAAATAATCGGACTTAGCCAGTGGCGGGAAGGCGCCCTTAATCCCCTGTCCTTCTGCCTGATGACATGCTTGGCAATTGGCGGAATACAGGGATTTACCCATTGCAATGCGCTCTTGTAAGTTTTTAGCTAAAGGTGCAACGGGTTTATCCGCAGTTATGGTTTGGATCACTCCTCCTTCGGGTTGATAAATCCGGTCGTCTTGTTTGCCGGAGTAGATGGTTTTATCCTCCTGACCTTCAACTTTCAACATACCCAAGGCTCCTTTATTGAAGGCCCTAAAGATGGAGTGATCCACCAGAATAAAGGTACCGGGTACGTCCACCTTAAATTCTGCAATTGCCGAGCCACCTGCCGGAATAAGCGTTGTTTGAATATTGTTGTTGATGGTATCGCCCCCTTCTATATATACCTTGTCGAAAATCTCGCCAATGACATGAAAAGAGGAAACCATGTTCGGGCCACCATTGCCAATGTACAAGCGTACGGTTTCGCCCACATTTGCTTTAAGTGCTTTATCACCTGTCAAGGCTCCAACCGAGCCGTTAAACACCACATAGTCTGGTTTTTCGGCAATGGCTTTTTCCATATCAAAAGGCTGAAGTCCTGATTCGCCATAAGCACCTTTGGTATAAAAATCGCCTTGCATTACGTAGTATTCTCTATCCACTTTCGGTAAACCACCTTTTGGCTCTACCAGAATAAGGCCATACATCCCATTTGCAACGTGCATCCCAACCGGGGCCGTAGCACAGTGATACACATACAAGCCCGGATTGATGAGCTTAAAAGAAAATACGGACTCGTGCCCCGGTGCAGTAAAAGAAGCGGCAGCTCCCCCGCCCGGTCCTGTGACGGAGTGTAGATCTATGTTGTGCGGTAACTTGCTACTCGGATTGTTCTTTAGATGAAACTCCACCTCGTCTCCTACACGGGTACGGATGAATTTACCGGGAACAACCCCACCAAAGGTCCAGAAGGTATATTCCACCCCATCGGCCATACGTGCGGTCTTTTCGATAACCTCCAGGTCCACCCGCCACTTGATAGGGGCGCGGTCGCCAATATCGGCCTTTGGGACAAATGGGGGATCGGTCAGCTCTGCATTGATCATTTTACCCGAACTGGTTTCGTTCGTATTGGATGAACACCCCATGAAAGAGAGGCTAAAGCCTGATATACCCAAGCATAGAACGAGTGTTGTTAAGTATTTCATAGTAAATTAAGGATTAGGTGAATTTTATTCGATGAGTAGGCACAAGTCCTCTTCGTTGCGTTCTTCTCCAAAACAATTGGTTAAGGATTTGTTATTTTTCAAACTCAGTACGGTATTAATTAAAAGATAAAAAAGTCTTTTATTATTTTTTTCACGCCTTCTCCTTAACCCTGTGTAGTGAAAACACCTACAAAATGTTCTCAAACTCGTGTATCTACGCCTTGCGTGCGGTATTGTATTTGGCCGATCAAGCGTCTGCCCAGAATCGGCTGGGCGTTAAAAGCATGGCAACAACTTTAGAAATTCCAGAACCTTACTTGGCAAAAGTCTTACAAATTTTGGCGCGGTTTGGGGTTGTCACGTCTGTTAAAGGCCCAGGCGGGGGGTTCTATCTAACAGAAGAGCAGTTAGCAATGCCCATTTTACGGGTTGTGGAGGTAACAGACGGCTTGGGTGAGTTGATGCGCTGCGTGATGGGCTTCACATCTTGCTCTACAGATAATCCTTGTTTTCTACACAACAGCTTCTCTACGGCGCGTCATAAGGTGATGCACCAGCTAAGCCATCACTCCATCCGAGAGAGTGCGCAAAATCAGGTAGCGTTATTGGTCAACCAAAAGATGGCTCAAACAGAAAGCAACTGAATAAACGCCTCTCAGAATAGAGGTTTTCTTATCAAGCGGCGAATAGTCTGGTTTTTAAAAGATCAGGTGTCATATCTACAGACGGTCAAAAACCATATACCAAATCCTTATTTTGTTGAACAACGATTTAAGGATTTTTTATATGTGCATTTGATGCGATATATCTTTTTTAAACGCTAAAAAGTACTAAAAGGTCTTTTATTCTTTTTTATTGAATATCGGACTTGCGAATCCTAAATTGAATTTGGGTTTCATATTTTCTGTACATCAGGCGTTGACCTATTGATGCCCTACTGGTAAGGTACTAACTCTCTATGCCATGTTTGCCAAGGCAACCACTTATGCCATTAAGGCCATGTGTTTTTTGGCTTTACAGCCTGATCAAGAAGGGTGGGTAAGCCTTGTAACCATTGCGTCTGGGATACACACGCCTATAGCCTATACCGCTAAAGTTCTGCAACGTTTGCGGAAGGCGCATTTGGTGACTTCTCTAAACGGGCCAAAAGGTGGTTTTAGATTGCCCTTGGATAGACGCATCAATCTGAAAGAAATCGTGGTGGCCATCGAGGGTGTTGGCTTGTTCGAGCGATGCGGCTTAGGCTTAGAACGTTGCTCCTCCGAGTCCCCATGTCCTATCCATCCATACTACGAAGGGCTGAAGGTTGATCTAAACCGGATACTGATCGAAACCTATGTAGATGAGCTTACTTGGGACTTGGTGAGTAAGAAAATTGGATTTGAATAATAAAACTACATGGATTGTCGGTTGACGGTCCGAAATATGCACACCCTAAACATTCAGACGCTATGCTTTCAAAATCTCAGGCAAGGCTGTTTTTTATTGTTGGTACCATTTTTTTCTCCGGTGTTTTCCTATGGCTTACGGTAGATACCATACGACAGGTGCCTAATCAGACACGAGCCGCCAATATTACGCCTGCTGTAGATCGGGGCAAAAAAATTTGGGAAGCCAATAACTGCATGGGATGTCATACCATCTTTGGAGAAGGTGCTTATTATGCACCGGAACTAACCAAAGTAGTGGAAAGGCGTGGAGAGGTTTGGCTAAAAACATTTTTGAAGGATCCTGAAGCCATGTATCCCGGAGAGCGGAAGATGACGAATTATCATTTTTCGGACAACCAAATTAACGATGTAATTGCTTTTTTAAAATGGGCAGGCGAGGTGGATTTGAATGGTTTTCCGGCGAAGCCCACCTTATCTGCCACCACGGCATCTGCCCCCGCCTCTAATCTGGATTTGTTAAAAGGCGCTCCGGCTACGTTCTCGCAATTATGCACGGCGTGTCATAGTGTTGGAGGCAAAGGCGGCAATGTTGGCCCGGCCTTAGACGGAGTAGCCAGCCGCATGAGTGTGGAGGAGATGACAAAGCGCATCAAAGACCCTATGTCGGTAAAACCAGACTCCAAGATGCCAAAATTAGGCTTACCAGACGGGGACATTTCCCAACTTGTGGCTTTCCTTCAAACCCTAAAATAATCCTTTAACAGGTCTTAACTATGAAATACGCCTCTCAGAAAGTAGCTTTTTGGTTTTTTGCAACCTGTATGCTGCTTTTTTCTCTCCAACTAATTTATGGCTTCATTATGGGTTTTGCCCATATGGGGTTTGATGTTTTACACGATTTGATCCCATTTAATACAGCCCGTGCGGTGCATACCAACCTTTTGGTTGTGTGGTTATTAACAGGCTTTATGGGAGCAGCGCATTACATTATTCCAGACGAGGTACAGCGCGAGCTTTATTCCGTTAAGTTGGCCTACATTCAACTTGCTTCATTGGTTGTGGTTGGCGTAGTTGCGCTGATTGGCTTCCATGTAAACTGGTGGGAAGGTCGCAAGTTTTTGGAAATTCCACGCCCATTAGATTATTTAGTGGTTGTGAATGTTCTCACGTTTCTGTTCAACATCGGGATGACGGTATTCAAGGCGAATCGAGCCTCCACCACTTCGATCGTTCTTTATACGGGCTTGGTGGCAGCAGCCTTGCTATATTTGCCCGGCATGATATATTTCGAGAACCAGACGATGGACTCCTATTTTCGTTGGTGGGTGGTGCATCTTTGGGTAGAAGGGGTTTGGGAGTTAATCATGGGTGGCATTTTGGCTTATTTATTAATCAAACTAACCGGCGTAGATCGCGAAGTAATAGAAAAGTGGTTGTACATCATTGTGGGGCTTACCTTCTTATCGGGTATTTTGGGAACGGGCCATCACTATTATTACATTGGCGCGCCGAAGTACTGGCTCTGGGTGGGCGGTATTTTCTCTGCGTTAGAGCCTTTGGCATTTCTGGGAATGGCATTGTTTGCGATCACCATGTACCGTCGGAGTGGTCGTGAGCACCCTAATAAATTGGCTTTGATGTGGACTATTGGGTGTGCCATTATGTCTTTTGTAGGTGCAGGATTTTTAGGGTTTGCACATACATTACCACAGGTTAACCTCTATACGCATGGTACGTTAGTGACGGCCATGCACGGACATTTGGCGTTTTGGGGGGCATATGCCATGATTGTTCTGGCCATTATTAATTATTCGATGCCGCTCATGACAGGCCGTAAGAATTATGGAAGCATGACGGGTAATCTGGCCTTTTGGTTATCCAATATCGGTATGCTGGGTATGACGGGTGCTTTTGCGGTTGCAGGTATTGCCCAAGTGTATTTAGAGCGGAAGATGGGTATGGACTTTTTGCAGGTTCAGCGCGAGGTAGAACCTCATTTCTTGGGGTTGGTATTGGCAGCAAGTCTGTTTACGGCGGGAATTGCCCTATACATTTTCGACTTCACCAAGTTCGGCTTCCCGTCGGATGAAGCGCTTGGCGTTTCCGAAGATACCGCAGTTGTGGTATAAATTTTCACCTTAAAGGGTTCTGCCCGCTGCGGAACCCTTTTTTTTTTTCTGGCTTAACCTATGGAAGTGTTGTTCTCGTCCACTATCGAACAAGTTTATTATAAGCCTATTGCCCGCGAGGTCGAGGTTTTTGATCATTGTTTTCGAAATCGTCTCCCACTTTTATTAAAAGGTCCCACAGGGTCGGGCAAGTCACGGTTTGTGGAATACATGGCCCAGAAGTTGGATTTACCTTGTATAACGGTTATGTGCCACGAAGAGACTTCTACAGTGGACTTATTGGGCCGCTATATTATCAAAGGAAATGATACCGAGTGGATAGATGGCCCGCTCACGAGTGCTGTTCGGGGAGGTGGAATTATCTATTTGGATGAAATTGCCGAAGCTCGCCCCGATGTTATGGTGGCGATTCACTCGCTTACCGACCATCGCCGGATGCTGTACTTAGATCGGCATCACGAAAACCTGAAGGCTCCAGATCATTTTATGCTCGTGGCTTCTTTTAATCCGGGGTATCAGAAGGGATACAAAGAATTGAAACCTTCCACTCGTCAGCGGTTTGTCACGCTGTCTTTTCAGTATCCCGCCAAAGAACTTGAAATGGAAATCATCCTCTCGGAGACCAAGGTGGAGAAAAATGTGGCGCAAAAATTGGTGGCCATCGCAGCCAAAATTCGTAACAGCGTAGAATTGGGCCTTACCGAAACAGTTTCTACGAGGTTGCTGGTGGATGCGGGAAAGTTGATTGCCAGTGGTTTACCACCTCGGTTGGCCTGTACCGTTTCGATTGCCGAAACCCTGACCGACGACGAAGATGTGAAGGCTTCTCTGAAAGACCTAATTGCGATGATTTTTTAGGCGATTATTATGGAATGGGATCAATTCGTCTTCAAAAAAATCCACCGTTTGGTCACGTTTGTCAGATCGGAGAAACCTGATCCCGAACGAGTGGCACGGGCGGTTGCTTTAGAGGAAATCTCACCTCGTCTTACGTCGCTGGCACGGCTTTTATGTGGAAAGGCCATTACCTTACATCCCTCGGAAGACGTGGGTGGCTATAAGGGCACCTCCTTTTTTCTACCGCGCCTCTATGACCGCGGCGATTCTCGCGAGGCAAACGAAGCCTTTTTCCTATTCCGAACCCTGTTTTTGTATGGGCAATATATGCTCCGGCATGTTTGGACAGACCACAACAACCATACCTACGAAGCATCGGTGACAAAGGCACAGGAACAAGCCGAGGAGGTCATTCATTTCCTGAGCAAGGAGTTTGCGGCATTTCCAGACCTATATCGTTCGGTGCTCAATCAGGAAAAATCATTTCAACGAAAGCAAAAAAAAAATGGGATCGAAGAAATGCGCTTCGACACCTCTTTCGTGTACGGGAAATGGCTATATACGAGCATAGACGAGTTGGAGGTGTTGGAGGCGCTAAAAGGAGTGGTCAACCGAAATACCGTGGCCGATGATAAGGATAAAGAAGGCTATACGGAACATCAAGCCCCCGCCAAAGAACAAACCGAGTTGCTAAAGGTGGATACCCGAGAACAGGAGAATTATACTCTTACACATAATTTCGAGAAAATTGAGACCTTAGACGAGTTCTCAGGGCGGTGGCGAGACTTTGATGGCAGCGACGATTTGGAGGAACACAGCGAGGCACTACGCGACTTGGACTTGAGGCATGTGGTACGGGTGGATAACCCGGTTCACTCCATTTATAAATCGGAATTTGTGGATTCGCTTGGCTTGATCGAGGTTCATGCACCAGGGCAAACGGCTTTCCATTTACAATACGACGAGTGGGATCGGAATAAAAAGCAGTATAAATTAGGGTTTTGCAAGGTATTTCCCGCTTTTATAAAAGAGAAAAAACTTTTATATACCCAAAAAATCATCCATGAAAATCAAGGGCGCATCCGCCAAATGTTAAAACATGCCGAACGGTTTCTTACCGATTATCATGTAAAGAAAAGGCTGGCATGGGGAGACGAACCAGACCTAGATGCCACCGTAGAAGCCTTTGTTGATAGACGATGCGGCATTACACCGTCAGAAAATCTTTATAATGCAAAGCGAAAACGAACCAAAGAAATTGCCATTCTGGTTCTGACTGATGTAAGCCTAAGCACAGATGGGTATAGCAACAACAAACGGATTTTGGATACCGAAAAAGAAGCATTGGTTATGGTATCGGAGGTCTGGCAGCAATTAGAAGTGATATTTCAGTTAGACACCTTCTCCAGTCGGACGCACAACCATTGTTATTATCATACGGCCAAAGCCTTTCATCACACATGGGAAGCCAGTCGCGACCATATTGGTGCCATCGAAAGTAGTGGTTACACAAGAATCGGGCCGGCTATTCGTCATGCCACTTATTTACTTTCCCAAGTGCGGGCAGATACCAAGTGGTTGCTACTATTAACCGATGGGAAACCGAATGACTATGATACCTACGAGGGGCAATATGGCATTTACGACACGCAAAAAGCGATTAGCGAGGCACGAGAAAAACAAATGCACGTCTCTGCAATCGCCATTGACGAAACGGCCAAGTTCTACCTCCCACAAATATTCGGACGCGGTGGGTACCAAATTCTGCGACATGCCAACCAATTACCCGATGCCTTGCTCAATTGCTATCTCAATATATTTTAATGCTAATCATAAATGATAAATAAAATTGCTCTTTTCCTTCACCTACTTGGTGCAACCGTCTGGGTAGGTGGACACCTAACTTTCATACTGGTTATAAACTATTTTTCAAAAAATTTCATTACCCTAATAAGCCGAAGGTCTTGCTGACTTCCGGCTTATTAGATGCCATGATGCTTGCATGATCAGTCTGCGAGGGTCTGTGCAATGTCGGTCCGATATGCTTGAAATGCAGGTATCAGGGCTGCGAGAACGCCCGTTCCTAGGGCTGCGAGTATTACCCAAAATTCTCCAGGTACAAAGCGAAGCCCGGTCAATTCCACCTGATTGGCCGTCGAGAGCACTTGGCCGATGATTTCGGTGATACCATGTCCTAATAATACACCGACGGCAATTCCCATGATGGCGTAAATCAATCCTTCCAAGAGCACATGGAGAAAGATTTTTTCACGAGAAGCACCCAACGCTCGCATCATCGCCAAGTCGTAACGGCGCTCCTGAATGGCATTGTAGAGGGCAATAAACACCCCCAACAAGGCTGCAAACATGAGGATAAAACCAAAAACCCGAATGGTGCTAATACCCACGCCCACCAATTGTAACAGGTTTGCCAACTGTTGCGCGGGGGTTGCTGCCTGAAGTTTCGTTTGGCTGTTAATGCTTCGGGGCAGCATAACGGTGGCAATTGGACTGGCAAATTTTACAAGGGCAACAGTTACTTCCGGGCCGCTTTCAGTTATTGTGCCCGAAGGCAACATCCCTCCCATAACCGCAGGGGCACCAGTAATCGCAGGGACTGGTAAGGGTTTTATCTCTTCGGTAACCTTGGCGGCAGAATCTGGCTTGGCCTTGATTTCCTCTTCATGATCGTGTACTTCGTCAGCATGGTGTTCGTCTTCGTGTTCATCGGCCTTGTCGTGTGGTAAACCGTGTACATCCCAGACAGAAGCAAGGCTGGTGAGGATCAGCCGGTCCATCACGGTATTGGTCGGTGCCAGTATCCCCACCACCTTGTAGGGGTGTTGGTGATGGCCTTCACCGCCTTGTACTAAGCCGTGTGCGCCTACAAAAGTATCCCCCACCTTAAGGCCCGCTTCTTTTGCCACTTGTGCGCCTATGGTGGCCTCGGAAGTGCCACCAAACATTTTACCAGAGGCCACCTTGGCCTCGTAATGGGCCGGATAGGCTTCGGTGGTTCCAACAATACGGAATTGCTTGTAACTATCCCCAAGGGAGAGTGGGATTACCTCTTTTACCATTCGGTTGGCCTTGAGTTTTTCCACTTCAGAAAGGGGTATATTGCCTGTCGGAACGTCTAAATGATAAATACCAGAAAGGATTAACTGGAGAGGGCTTCCTTTGGCCCCAACCACCATGTCTATTCCTTTTGCATCACGCTCCATTTTCTCTCCGAACTGTGCACTAAACAACAAGAGGAGAAGGATGGTAGCAATACCAATCCCCAGCAAAAATGTATTGAGCAGCGTGGTCAGTTTTTGCC encodes:
- the nirK gene encoding nitrite reductase, copper-containing, with the translated sequence MKYLTTLVLCLGISGFSLSFMGCSSNTNETSSGKMINAELTDPPFVPKADIGDRAPIKWRVDLEVIEKTARMADGVEYTFWTFGGVVPGKFIRTRVGDEVEFHLKNNPSSKLPHNIDLHSVTGPGGGAAASFTAPGHESVFSFKLINPGLYVYHCATAPVGMHVANGMYGLILVEPKGGLPKVDREYYVMQGDFYTKGAYGESGLQPFDMEKAIAEKPDYVVFNGSVGALTGDKALKANVGETVRLYIGNGGPNMVSSFHVIGEIFDKVYIEGGDTINNNIQTTLIPAGGSAIAEFKVDVPGTFILVDHSIFRAFNKGALGMLKVEGQEDKTIYSGKQDDRIYQPEGGVIQTITADKPVAPLAKNLQERIAMGKSLYSANCQACHQAEGQGIKGAFPPLAKSDYLNADPKRGIHAVVNGLNGKIVVNGEHYDGIMPKLSLNDEQTANILTFVLNSWGNKGGEITPTQVKSIRK
- a CDS encoding Rrf2 family transcriptional regulator translates to MFAKATTYAIKAMCFLALQPDQEGWVSLVTIASGIHTPIAYTAKVLQRLRKAHLVTSLNGPKGGFRLPLDRRINLKEIVVAIEGVGLFERCGLGLERCSSESPCPIHPYYEGLKVDLNRILIETYVDELTWDLVSKKIGFE
- a CDS encoding c-type cytochrome, with protein sequence MLSKSQARLFFIVGTIFFSGVFLWLTVDTIRQVPNQTRAANITPAVDRGKKIWEANNCMGCHTIFGEGAYYAPELTKVVERRGEVWLKTFLKDPEAMYPGERKMTNYHFSDNQINDVIAFLKWAGEVDLNGFPAKPTLSATTASAPASNLDLLKGAPATFSQLCTACHSVGGKGGNVGPALDGVASRMSVEEMTKRIKDPMSVKPDSKMPKLGLPDGDISQLVAFLQTLK
- a CDS encoding cbb3-type cytochrome c oxidase subunit I, whose translation is MKYASQKVAFWFFATCMLLFSLQLIYGFIMGFAHMGFDVLHDLIPFNTARAVHTNLLVVWLLTGFMGAAHYIIPDEVQRELYSVKLAYIQLASLVVVGVVALIGFHVNWWEGRKFLEIPRPLDYLVVVNVLTFLFNIGMTVFKANRASTTSIVLYTGLVAAALLYLPGMIYFENQTMDSYFRWWVVHLWVEGVWELIMGGILAYLLIKLTGVDREVIEKWLYIIVGLTFLSGILGTGHHYYYIGAPKYWLWVGGIFSALEPLAFLGMALFAITMYRRSGREHPNKLALMWTIGCAIMSFVGAGFLGFAHTLPQVNLYTHGTLVTAMHGHLAFWGAYAMIVLAIINYSMPLMTGRKNYGSMTGNLAFWLSNIGMLGMTGAFAVAGIAQVYLERKMGMDFLQVQREVEPHFLGLVLAASLFTAGIALYIFDFTKFGFPSDEALGVSEDTAVVV
- a CDS encoding SCO family protein; its protein translation is MKKLLLFCLLFIVGCKKEESLPPAKTITMKQGEGQSIFQLPGTWATQEGISTQLGSLKGKTTLLAMIYTSCTFACPRLLADMRRIEAKIPTSERSNMRFILISIDPERDTPQKLKQFAADNKLDLAYWTLMRGSQSDLEELSAVLGFRFQKISPIDFAHSNLLTVFNPQGEMVFQQEGIGTNPDEVVSVMQQTARKLR
- a CDS encoding Rrf2 family transcriptional regulator, producing the protein MFSNSCIYALRAVLYLADQASAQNRLGVKSMATTLEIPEPYLAKVLQILARFGVVTSVKGPGGGFYLTEEQLAMPILRVVEVTDGLGELMRCVMGFTSCSTDNPCFLHNSFSTARHKVMHQLSHHSIRESAQNQVALLVNQKMAQTESN
- a CDS encoding VWA domain-containing protein; amino-acid sequence: MVTFVRSEKPDPERVARAVALEEISPRLTSLARLLCGKAITLHPSEDVGGYKGTSFFLPRLYDRGDSREANEAFFLFRTLFLYGQYMLRHVWTDHNNHTYEASVTKAQEQAEEVIHFLSKEFAAFPDLYRSVLNQEKSFQRKQKKNGIEEMRFDTSFVYGKWLYTSIDELEVLEALKGVVNRNTVADDKDKEGYTEHQAPAKEQTELLKVDTREQENYTLTHNFEKIETLDEFSGRWRDFDGSDDLEEHSEALRDLDLRHVVRVDNPVHSIYKSEFVDSLGLIEVHAPGQTAFHLQYDEWDRNKKQYKLGFCKVFPAFIKEKKLLYTQKIIHENQGRIRQMLKHAERFLTDYHVKKRLAWGDEPDLDATVEAFVDRRCGITPSENLYNAKRKRTKEIAILVLTDVSLSTDGYSNNKRILDTEKEALVMVSEVWQQLEVIFQLDTFSSRTHNHCYYHTAKAFHHTWEASRDHIGAIESSGYTRIGPAIRHATYLLSQVRADTKWLLLLTDGKPNDYDTYEGQYGIYDTQKAISEAREKQMHVSAIAIDETAKFYLPQIFGRGGYQILRHANQLPDALLNCYLNIF
- a CDS encoding CbbQ/NirQ/NorQ/GpvN family protein, producing MEVLFSSTIEQVYYKPIAREVEVFDHCFRNRLPLLLKGPTGSGKSRFVEYMAQKLDLPCITVMCHEETSTVDLLGRYIIKGNDTEWIDGPLTSAVRGGGIIYLDEIAEARPDVMVAIHSLTDHRRMLYLDRHHENLKAPDHFMLVASFNPGYQKGYKELKPSTRQRFVTLSFQYPAKELEMEIILSETKVEKNVAQKLVAIAAKIRNSVELGLTETVSTRLLVDAGKLIASGLPPRLACTVSIAETLTDDEDVKASLKDLIAMIF
- a CDS encoding formylglycine-generating enzyme family protein codes for the protein MKYLFLIGLILWSSCQTPEEKKTKGHMIHVLSQAKESAYLTQNNRVEMVPIKGGKYRAFYGKDAALVTVQDFELDSTPVTNAQYLRFVEQFPEWGKGAIASIRADSSYLALWTDPLVLGEKAPPNAPVVNISWFAAKAYCTCMGKRLPTMDEWEFVARADEKQPDARNNPAAYQRWLDWYSEAKKTVLPNIRHTKPNYWGVYDQYGLVWEWVSDFNAVLISGESRKDAKVDDRGLFCSGGSVGVEDLKNYAAFMRYAFRGSLKARYTIQNLGFRCAKSKTS